A single region of the Actinoplanes sp. SE50/110 genome encodes:
- a CDS encoding ABC transporter substrate-binding protein → MSELHIDFRGETPTPAPNAPGARPGGRLILLADAEPEHMDPAQTYIGTTLAVATALFHRTLTGYLEDPAGGPRRLVGDLATDAGRTDDGGRTWTYTLREGLKYADGRPIRAQDVAYAVARSFSPYGVYGPQFLQQALAPDGGYDGPYADGAPAPGVETPDDRTIVFRLPAPEPLFPLLATTTTTTPVPADRDTRERYETDWVATGPYRVREFVPGSHYLFERNPHWDPATDPIRSRNADEIRWEFGVDRDEQTRRLLHPAGDDVRAIATFDVAQDRVDEVLGDPELSRRVVAGPSVYLQYIYINTRRVTDVDVRRALNFAIDRETLVALAGGPAAAEPATTVLAPNIPGYRPYDAYPAGASGDPLRAKELLAGKQLRPLVFAYPDTLPNVPVAPAVKAALERAGFEIVPRAVDKAAFYSLMGDAENDCDLIYGVWGPDFPDASGVFDVLFRGDRLTAAGNMNLSYFDDPEITARLAVLSREPDRGALADAYAELDRDLMARHAPVVPVYYKRQLTLYGPAVGGLSLSAQYFVPNLTRAYVAG, encoded by the coding sequence GTGTCCGAACTGCACATCGACTTCCGGGGCGAGACCCCGACCCCGGCACCCAACGCGCCCGGGGCGCGCCCGGGCGGGCGGCTCATCCTGCTCGCCGACGCCGAGCCGGAACACATGGATCCGGCGCAGACCTACATCGGCACCACGCTGGCGGTCGCCACGGCGCTGTTCCACCGCACCTTGACCGGCTACCTGGAGGACCCGGCGGGTGGCCCGCGGCGGCTGGTCGGTGACCTCGCCACCGACGCCGGGCGCACCGATGACGGCGGCCGGACCTGGACGTACACGCTGCGCGAGGGACTGAAGTACGCCGACGGCCGGCCGATCCGGGCACAGGACGTCGCGTACGCGGTGGCCCGCTCGTTCTCGCCGTACGGCGTGTACGGCCCGCAGTTCCTGCAGCAGGCCCTGGCCCCGGACGGCGGCTACGACGGCCCGTACGCGGACGGCGCGCCGGCGCCCGGCGTCGAGACTCCGGACGACCGGACCATCGTGTTCCGCCTGCCCGCCCCGGAACCGCTGTTCCCGCTGCTGGCCACCACCACGACCACCACGCCGGTGCCGGCCGACCGGGACACCCGGGAGCGGTACGAGACCGACTGGGTCGCCACCGGCCCGTACCGGGTGCGCGAGTTCGTGCCGGGCAGCCACTACCTGTTCGAGCGCAACCCGCACTGGGACCCGGCCACCGACCCGATCCGCAGCCGGAACGCCGACGAGATCCGCTGGGAGTTCGGCGTGGACCGCGACGAGCAGACCCGCCGGCTGCTTCACCCGGCCGGCGACGACGTGCGGGCGATCGCCACCTTCGACGTCGCCCAGGACCGGGTCGACGAGGTGCTCGGCGATCCGGAGCTGAGCCGCCGGGTGGTCGCCGGACCGTCGGTCTACCTGCAGTACATCTACATCAACACCCGGCGGGTCACCGACGTCGACGTGCGCCGGGCGCTGAACTTCGCGATCGACCGCGAGACGCTGGTCGCGCTGGCCGGCGGCCCGGCCGCGGCGGAGCCGGCGACCACGGTGCTGGCGCCGAACATCCCCGGCTACCGGCCGTACGACGCGTATCCGGCCGGGGCTTCCGGTGACCCGCTGCGGGCCAAGGAGCTGCTGGCCGGCAAACAGCTGCGGCCGCTGGTGTTCGCCTACCCGGACACCCTGCCCAACGTGCCGGTCGCCCCGGCGGTCAAGGCCGCCCTGGAACGGGCCGGGTTCGAGATCGTCCCGCGGGCGGTCGACAAGGCCGCCTTCTACAGCCTGATGGGCGACGCGGAGAACGACTGCGACCTGATCTACGGCGTGTGGGGTCCGGACTTCCCGGACGCGTCCGGCGTCTTCGACGTGCTGTTCCGCGGCGACCGGCTGACCGCCGCCGGGAACATGAACCTGTCCTACTTCGACGATCCGGAGATCACCGCCCGGCTGGCCGTGCTCAGCCGGGAGCCGGACCGGGGCGCGCTCGCCGACGCGTACGCCGAGCTGGACCGCGACCTGATGGCCCGGCACGCCCCGGTGGTGCCGGTCTACTACAAGCGCCAGCTGACTCTGTACGGCCCGGCCGTGGGCGGGTTGTCGCTCAGCGCCCAGTACTTCGTGCCCAACCTCACCCGCGCGTACGTCGCCGGCTGA
- a CDS encoding flavodoxin family protein, producing the protein MTTRAFLFLLASARPDGNTELLARHAAAELPPGATQRWIRLADTPLDTYADIRHREPPQERIPTGAERLLLDATLEATDIVIASPLYWYSLSAAAKLYLDYWSGWLRVGAPGSFRARMTEKTLWGISVYSGDNPADADPLLGALQKSAEYFPMRWGGLLLGQGNRPADILQDTPTLTRAKTFFS; encoded by the coding sequence ATGACCACCCGAGCGTTCCTCTTCCTGCTGGCCAGCGCCCGCCCGGACGGCAACACGGAGCTGCTGGCCCGCCACGCCGCCGCCGAGCTGCCCCCCGGCGCCACCCAGCGTTGGATCCGCCTCGCCGACACCCCGCTCGACACCTACGCGGACATCCGCCACCGGGAACCCCCGCAGGAGCGCATCCCCACCGGCGCCGAGCGCCTGCTGCTGGACGCCACCCTGGAGGCCACCGACATCGTCATCGCCTCTCCGCTCTACTGGTACAGCCTGTCCGCCGCCGCCAAGCTCTACCTGGACTACTGGTCCGGCTGGCTCCGGGTCGGCGCCCCCGGCTCCTTCCGCGCCCGGATGACCGAGAAGACCCTGTGGGGAATCTCCGTCTACAGCGGCGACAACCCCGCGGACGCCGATCCGCTGCTCGGCGCCCTCCAGAAATCCGCGGAATACTTCCCCATGCGCTGGGGCGGCCTCCTCCTCGGCCAGGGCAACCGCCCCGCCGACATCCTCCAGGACACCCCCACCCTGACCCGAGCCAAGACCTTCTTCAGCTGA
- the lysA gene encoding diaminopimelate decarboxylase — MRAHEAGALHGDLGNRGPAWLRTPEDVNALVPQLWPRTVTRTDAGSLQIGGVSVTDLAADYGTPAYLLDEDDLRARCRDFAAAFAGADVYYAGKSFLCKAVVRVVEEEGLFLDVCSGGELAVALAAGFPPERIGFHGNNKSAAELARALDAGVGRIVVDSFHEIRRLTELSRETGKRPAVLVRVTVGVEAHTHEFIATAHEDQKFGFSLAGGAAFAACAQILDENVLDLRGLHSHIGSQIFDTSGFEVAARRILELQAQVRDARGVELPELDLGGGFGIAYTTQDDPSAPGDLAKRINKIVESECEMAALRVPHLSIEPGRAIVGPAVLTLYEVGTVKDVDGIRTYVSVDGGMSDNIRTALYDASYSATLANRRSDAEPLLARVVGKHCESGDIVVKDEFLPADVQPGDLVAVPGTGAYCRSMASNYNHVPRPPVVAVRDGAARVIVRRETEDDLLALDVG; from the coding sequence ATGCGCGCACACGAGGCCGGGGCGCTGCACGGCGACCTCGGCAACCGCGGGCCGGCCTGGTTGCGGACGCCCGAGGACGTGAACGCCCTCGTGCCGCAGCTCTGGCCGCGCACGGTGACCCGCACCGACGCCGGGTCCCTGCAGATCGGCGGCGTCAGCGTGACCGACCTGGCGGCCGACTACGGCACCCCGGCGTACCTGCTGGACGAGGACGACCTGCGGGCCCGCTGCCGGGACTTCGCGGCCGCCTTCGCCGGCGCGGACGTCTATTACGCCGGCAAGTCGTTCCTGTGCAAGGCCGTGGTCCGGGTGGTCGAGGAGGAGGGCCTGTTCCTCGACGTGTGTTCCGGCGGTGAGCTGGCGGTGGCCCTGGCGGCCGGCTTCCCGCCGGAGCGGATCGGGTTCCACGGCAACAACAAGTCGGCCGCCGAACTGGCCCGGGCGCTCGACGCGGGCGTCGGCCGGATCGTGGTGGACTCGTTCCACGAGATCCGGCGTCTGACCGAACTGTCCCGCGAGACCGGTAAACGCCCCGCCGTGCTGGTCCGGGTGACGGTCGGGGTCGAGGCGCACACCCACGAGTTCATCGCGACCGCGCACGAGGACCAGAAGTTCGGGTTCTCGCTGGCCGGCGGCGCGGCGTTCGCGGCCTGCGCGCAGATCCTCGACGAGAACGTGCTGGACCTGCGCGGCCTGCACTCGCACATCGGTTCGCAGATCTTCGACACCAGCGGATTCGAGGTGGCCGCCCGGCGGATCCTGGAACTGCAGGCGCAGGTGCGCGACGCGCGCGGGGTGGAGCTGCCCGAGCTGGACCTCGGTGGCGGGTTCGGCATCGCGTACACCACGCAGGACGATCCGTCGGCGCCGGGCGACCTGGCCAAGCGGATCAACAAGATCGTCGAGTCGGAGTGCGAGATGGCCGCGCTGCGGGTGCCGCACCTGTCGATCGAGCCGGGCCGGGCGATCGTCGGGCCGGCCGTCCTCACCCTCTACGAGGTGGGCACGGTCAAGGACGTGGACGGCATCCGGACGTACGTCAGCGTCGACGGGGGGATGAGCGACAACATCCGCACCGCGCTGTACGACGCCTCGTACTCGGCCACCCTGGCGAACCGCCGCTCGGACGCCGAACCCCTACTGGCCCGAGTTGTGGGAAAACATTGTGAGTCCGGAGACATCGTCGTGAAGGATGAATTCCTGCCCGCCGACGTGCAGCCCGGAGATCTTGTCGCCGTTCCGGGAACCGGTGCCTACTGCCGGAGTATGGCCAGCAACTACAACCACGTTCCTCGGCCGCCCGTGGTCGCGGTGCGCGACGGCGCGGCCCGCGTGATCGTGCGGCGCGAGACCGAGGACGACCTGCTTGCATTGGATGTTGGATGA
- the argS gene encoding arginine--tRNA ligase: MTPANLADTVLSAARAVFETRGLDPAALPATTSLERPRNPEHGDYASTLALQLGKKVGVAPRELAAALAAELGSRAGIKSVEIAGPGFLNIRLDAAVTGTIARTVVEAGPAYGRNTQLAGQRINLEFVSANPTGPIHLGHTRWAAVGDSLRRILAAAGAEVTSEYYINDAGAQVDRFARSLFAAANGQPTPEDGYVGDYITEIAQRITGADPALVGRPAEAVLPVFLERGYELMLAEIRASLERFGVHFDVWFSEKSLHDGGAVEHAIAELRKQGHIFEEGGAIWLRTTDFTDDKDRVLIRSNGEKTYFAADAAYYINKRERGFDRCVYLLGADHHGYIGRLKAIAACAGDDPDDNIEILIGQLVNLVRAGQPVRLSKRAGNIITLDELLEAVGADAARYSLARSSTDSMLTLDIEEITKHSNDNPVHYVQYAHARICSILRNADERGMSKGEGYDPALLSHERENNLLKTLGQFPAVVATAAELREPHRIAIYLEERVATDFHRFFDACQVVPKGEAPVEDVNVARRWLAEATRTVIANGLALLGVSAPERM, from the coding sequence GTGACTCCCGCCAACCTTGCTGACACTGTTCTCTCAGCTGCTCGTGCCGTTTTCGAGACGCGTGGGCTGGATCCGGCCGCGCTGCCCGCCACCACGTCGCTGGAGCGGCCCCGCAATCCCGAGCACGGCGACTACGCCTCGACGCTCGCCCTGCAGCTGGGCAAGAAGGTCGGCGTGGCTCCGCGCGAGCTGGCCGCCGCGCTGGCGGCGGAGCTGGGCTCGCGGGCCGGGATCAAGTCGGTGGAGATCGCCGGCCCGGGCTTCCTGAACATCCGGCTGGACGCCGCGGTCACCGGCACGATCGCCCGCACCGTGGTCGAGGCCGGCCCGGCCTACGGGCGGAACACCCAGCTCGCCGGTCAGCGGATCAACCTGGAGTTCGTCTCGGCGAATCCGACCGGGCCGATCCACCTGGGGCACACCCGCTGGGCCGCGGTCGGTGACTCGCTGCGTCGCATCCTGGCGGCCGCCGGCGCCGAGGTGACCAGTGAGTACTACATCAACGACGCGGGCGCCCAGGTGGACCGGTTCGCCCGGTCGCTGTTCGCCGCCGCGAACGGGCAGCCGACCCCGGAGGACGGGTACGTCGGCGACTACATCACCGAGATCGCCCAGCGCATCACCGGTGCCGACCCGGCGCTGGTGGGCCGGCCGGCCGAGGCGGTGCTGCCGGTCTTCCTGGAGCGCGGCTACGAGCTGATGCTCGCCGAGATCCGGGCGAGCCTGGAGCGTTTCGGCGTGCACTTCGACGTGTGGTTCTCGGAGAAGAGCCTGCACGACGGCGGCGCGGTCGAGCACGCCATCGCGGAGCTGCGCAAGCAGGGGCACATCTTCGAGGAGGGTGGCGCGATCTGGCTGCGCACCACCGACTTCACCGACGACAAGGACCGCGTGCTGATCCGGTCGAACGGGGAGAAGACGTACTTCGCGGCCGACGCGGCGTATTACATCAACAAGCGGGAGCGCGGCTTCGACCGTTGCGTCTACCTGCTCGGCGCCGACCACCACGGCTACATCGGCCGGCTCAAGGCGATCGCCGCGTGTGCCGGCGACGACCCGGACGACAACATCGAGATCCTGATCGGCCAGCTGGTCAACCTGGTCCGGGCCGGCCAGCCGGTCCGGCTGTCGAAGCGGGCCGGCAACATCATCACCCTGGACGAGCTGCTCGAGGCGGTCGGTGCGGACGCCGCCCGCTACTCACTGGCCCGGTCGTCCACCGACTCGATGCTGACCCTGGACATCGAGGAGATCACCAAGCACTCGAACGACAACCCGGTGCACTACGTGCAGTACGCGCACGCCCGGATCTGTTCGATCCTGCGCAACGCCGACGAGCGGGGCATGAGCAAGGGCGAGGGGTACGACCCGGCCCTGCTGTCGCACGAGCGGGAGAACAACCTGCTCAAGACGCTCGGCCAGTTCCCCGCCGTGGTGGCCACCGCCGCCGAGCTGCGCGAGCCGCACCGGATCGCGATCTACCTGGAGGAGCGGGTGGCCACCGACTTCCACCGGTTCTTCGACGCCTGCCAGGTGGTGCCGAAGGGTGAGGCCCCGGTCGAGGACGTGAACGTGGCGCGTCGCTGGCTGGCCGAGGCCACCCGAACGGTGATCGCGAACGGTTTGGCCCTGCTCGGCGTGTCCGCCCCGGAGAGGATGTAG
- a CDS encoding DUF305 domain-containing protein codes for MTSPDAATAAGEGPAPAGRRFGYAALALLLAGIVLGVAIGLVIPQFRTPGTDSVEAGFFRDMSTHHAQAVEMAMIAHAGSDTPGIATLSTDIATTQQAQIGYMQAWLRDWHLDPTGDRPAMAWMPDSAGSVVNGLMPGMATPDQLAALRKATGKQLDIQFLTLMRAHHLGGIHMAQEAERLSSNKDVDWLADSMVKAQQGEIQLIDDLLKQAQNS; via the coding sequence GTGACCTCCCCGGACGCCGCGACGGCGGCCGGGGAGGGCCCCGCCCCGGCCGGCCGCCGCTTCGGCTACGCCGCCCTCGCCCTGCTGCTCGCCGGCATCGTCCTCGGCGTCGCCATCGGCCTCGTCATCCCCCAGTTCCGCACTCCCGGCACCGACTCCGTCGAAGCCGGCTTCTTCCGCGACATGTCCACCCACCACGCCCAGGCCGTCGAAATGGCGATGATCGCCCACGCCGGCTCGGACACCCCGGGCATCGCCACCCTGTCCACCGACATCGCCACCACCCAGCAGGCCCAGATCGGCTACATGCAGGCCTGGCTCCGCGACTGGCACCTCGACCCCACCGGCGACAGACCCGCCATGGCCTGGATGCCCGACTCCGCCGGCTCCGTCGTCAACGGCCTGATGCCCGGCATGGCCACCCCCGACCAACTCGCCGCGCTCCGCAAAGCCACCGGCAAGCAGCTCGACATCCAATTCCTCACCCTGATGCGCGCCCACCACCTCGGTGGCATCCACATGGCCCAGGAAGCGGAACGACTCTCCTCGAACAAAGACGTCGACTGGCTGGCCGACAGCATGGTCAAAGCCCAGCAGGGCGAGATCCAGCTGATCGACGACCTGCTCAAGCAGGCCCAGAACAGCTGA
- a CDS encoding MFS transporter, protein MDTSPGAGRLRSAVSARFGGLPRSFWIVFSGMIANRIGTMVVPFLVFFLGARGFSTELTGTIVIVLGFGGMFGPALGGLLADRIGPRLTVIVGLALTPFSLGALYGAPNLVTLAIAAGLLGLTGTIYRPASSALVAETVGPDGRVKAFSLLHWGFNIGTAVATGMAGFLAVRGYWLLFLVDGLTCLVYAVIVLVGIPPDRRAPAAERVHGIGYGVVFSDRLMVGYLVLSAVGITVYTQTEFTLPLAIRLDGLSPSVYGAVGALNAVLVVLLQPLLFGWLSKVDRIRVLAASWVLIGAGVAGTGLADHLWQYAITVVVWSIGEVVNGIVAGSIVADLAPPGARGRYQGAFTWVWALARLAAPATAVGLFGTVGPAVLWWGCAVGGLLAGVASIALGPAFARRFAGNLESTPKQEATA, encoded by the coding sequence ATGGACACCTCGCCCGGCGCCGGCCGCCTCCGGTCGGCGGTCAGCGCCCGCTTCGGCGGCCTTCCGCGATCGTTCTGGATCGTCTTCTCCGGAATGATCGCCAACCGGATCGGCACCATGGTCGTGCCGTTCCTGGTCTTCTTCCTGGGCGCCCGCGGGTTCTCCACCGAGCTGACCGGCACCATCGTCATCGTGCTCGGCTTCGGCGGGATGTTCGGGCCGGCACTCGGCGGCCTGCTCGCCGACCGGATCGGGCCGCGCCTGACGGTGATCGTCGGCCTGGCGCTGACCCCGTTCAGCCTGGGCGCGCTGTACGGCGCGCCCAACCTGGTCACCCTGGCGATCGCGGCCGGTCTGCTCGGGCTGACCGGCACCATCTACCGGCCGGCGTCGTCGGCCCTGGTCGCCGAGACGGTCGGCCCGGACGGGCGGGTCAAGGCGTTCAGCCTGCTGCACTGGGGCTTCAACATCGGCACCGCGGTCGCCACCGGGATGGCCGGCTTCCTCGCGGTCCGCGGCTACTGGCTGCTGTTCCTGGTCGACGGGCTGACCTGCCTGGTGTACGCGGTGATCGTGCTCGTCGGCATCCCGCCGGACCGGCGTGCCCCGGCGGCCGAGCGGGTGCACGGCATCGGGTACGGCGTCGTGTTCTCCGACCGTCTGATGGTCGGCTACCTGGTGCTCAGCGCGGTCGGCATCACCGTGTACACGCAGACCGAGTTCACCCTGCCGCTGGCCATCCGGCTGGACGGTCTCTCGCCCTCGGTCTACGGCGCGGTCGGCGCCCTGAACGCGGTACTGGTCGTGCTGCTGCAGCCGCTGCTGTTCGGCTGGCTGTCCAAGGTCGACCGGATCCGGGTGCTCGCCGCGTCCTGGGTGCTGATCGGTGCCGGCGTCGCCGGCACCGGCCTGGCCGACCACCTCTGGCAGTACGCGATCACCGTGGTCGTCTGGTCGATCGGCGAGGTGGTCAACGGCATCGTGGCCGGCTCGATCGTCGCCGATCTCGCCCCGCCCGGCGCACGCGGCCGCTACCAGGGCGCGTTCACCTGGGTCTGGGCGCTCGCCCGGCTGGCCGCGCCGGCGACCGCGGTCGGCCTGTTCGGCACGGTCGGCCCGGCCGTCCTCTGGTGGGGCTGCGCGGTCGGCGGCCTCCTGGCCGGCGTCGCCTCGATCGCCCTCGGCCCGGCCTTCGCCCGCCGCTTCGCCGGCAATCTCGAGTCCACCCCGAAACAGGAGGCAACCGCATGA
- a CDS encoding DUF3105 domain-containing protein: MSMSTPGPERVPSTVKVGKTTGQGKPPTGKPAGNRPPAGKGGKGGKGRKAVTPVKVSGGRNWGPIAVGTAVALVAIGIIGYGVYASFQSTRDWTEKMADISGVVNYRAQKNPQLDDRTHKDGALTYLTSPPVGGAHNQAWQNCMGDVYNAPIANEHAVHSLEHGAVWITYKQGLPADQVAVLQKKVEGKDYMFMSPYTGLDKNVSVQVWGYQFKTDDVKDKRIDDFVAAGRIKASMEPGAPCSSGNTTTGPVTAGSNGSTMNPAPTASS, translated from the coding sequence ATGAGCATGAGCACGCCGGGTCCCGAACGGGTCCCGTCCACCGTCAAGGTCGGCAAGACCACCGGTCAGGGCAAACCGCCCACCGGCAAGCCGGCCGGAAACCGGCCTCCCGCCGGCAAGGGCGGAAAGGGCGGCAAGGGCCGCAAAGCGGTCACCCCGGTCAAGGTGAGCGGAGGCCGCAACTGGGGCCCGATCGCCGTCGGCACGGCCGTCGCCCTCGTCGCGATCGGCATCATCGGCTACGGCGTGTACGCCTCGTTCCAGAGCACCCGCGACTGGACCGAGAAGATGGCCGACATCTCCGGCGTCGTCAACTACCGCGCGCAGAAGAACCCGCAGCTCGACGACCGCACCCACAAGGACGGCGCGCTCACCTACCTGACCAGCCCGCCGGTCGGCGGCGCGCACAACCAGGCCTGGCAGAACTGCATGGGCGACGTCTACAACGCGCCGATCGCCAACGAGCACGCGGTGCACAGCCTCGAGCACGGCGCGGTCTGGATCACCTACAAGCAGGGCCTGCCCGCCGACCAGGTCGCGGTCCTGCAGAAGAAGGTCGAGGGCAAGGACTACATGTTCATGTCGCCCTACACCGGCCTCGACAAGAACGTCTCGGTCCAGGTCTGGGGCTACCAGTTCAAGACCGACGACGTGAAGGACAAGCGGATCGACGACTTCGTCGCCGCCGGCCGGATCAAGGCCTCCATGGAGCCCGGCGCCCCCTGCTCCAGCGGCAACACCACCACCGGCCCGGTGACCGCCGGCAGCAACGGCAGCACCATGAACCCGGCGCCCACCGCAAGCTCATGA
- the pepN gene encoding aminopeptidase N, whose translation MAGNLSRIEAEERGRLLQVLSYAVELDLTGDATSFGTTTVVRFGCTRPGATTFVDLAVPGLRRAVLNGVPLPATAYDADRGRITLPDLPADNELRIEAVGAYSRTGEGLHRFTDPVDDGVYLYTQLAPADAHRVFACFDQPDLKAPVTLTVLAPAGWQVAGNTAGTASPAGGDTARWEFPPTPPLPTYAVAVVAGDYHVVADEYPSIPLRLWCRRSLAGSLDAAELFAITKAGFGFFRDAFEVPYPFGKYDQVFVPDFNLGAMENAGCVTVHEKYVFRSRVTGLMYERRAETLLHEMAHMWFGDLVTMAWWDDLWLNESFATFAGVLALVEATRWTDGWTTFANLRKAEAYRQDQLPSTHPVAADIADIRAIEVSFDAITYLKGASVLKQLVAYVGQEEFLAGVRTYFRAHAWGNTTLPDLLQALEKSSGRDLRPWAEQWLENPGVNVLRPVATVDAAGRYTAFAVRQERGPRCPVLRSHRLAIGLYRLGPGGLVRTDRLELDVAGELTEITELTGAEQPDLLLINDDDLTYAKIRFDDRSLATVLTRITELTDPLARALCWAALWDLVRDGELPADRFAYTVAAALPVLIDGTLLQTLLDQARTALHRFVAPARRAELLARLAEATAAELTAAEPGSDRQLVLAQQFAATAVTGAQLDLLEDLRAGVRVPQGLVLDPDLRWALLRRLVVHGRAGDPEIDAELACEPTAVTARSAATCRAARPTPQAKAAAWYALTGGELTNLELRAVLEGFAEPEHAALLEPYAAQYFQQIDRVWREWSSGMAQRFVTGAYPAWSVTPDTIARTDAHLARPDVPAAQARLLREARDEIVRARRLLDLEDWTETPR comes from the coding sequence GTGGCAGGAAATCTGTCCCGGATCGAGGCCGAGGAACGCGGCCGCCTGCTCCAGGTGCTGTCGTACGCCGTCGAGCTGGACCTGACCGGCGACGCGACGTCGTTCGGCACCACCACGGTGGTGCGGTTCGGCTGCACCCGGCCGGGCGCCACGACCTTCGTCGACCTGGCCGTGCCCGGGCTGCGGCGCGCCGTGCTGAACGGCGTGCCGCTGCCCGCGACGGCCTACGACGCCGACCGGGGGCGGATCACGCTGCCGGACCTGCCGGCGGACAACGAGCTGCGGATCGAGGCGGTCGGCGCCTATTCCCGTACCGGGGAGGGGCTGCACCGCTTCACCGACCCGGTCGACGACGGCGTGTACCTGTACACCCAGCTCGCCCCGGCAGACGCGCACCGGGTGTTCGCCTGCTTCGACCAGCCGGACCTGAAAGCCCCGGTCACGCTGACCGTGCTGGCCCCGGCCGGCTGGCAGGTGGCCGGCAACACCGCGGGCACGGCGTCGCCGGCCGGCGGGGACACCGCGCGGTGGGAGTTCCCGCCGACCCCGCCACTGCCGACCTACGCGGTCGCGGTCGTCGCCGGCGACTACCACGTCGTCGCCGACGAGTACCCGTCGATCCCGCTGCGGCTCTGGTGCCGCCGATCGCTGGCCGGCAGCCTGGACGCCGCCGAGCTGTTCGCGATCACCAAGGCCGGGTTCGGCTTCTTCCGGGACGCGTTCGAGGTGCCCTACCCGTTCGGCAAGTACGACCAGGTGTTCGTCCCCGACTTCAACCTGGGCGCGATGGAGAACGCCGGCTGCGTCACGGTCCATGAGAAGTACGTGTTCCGGTCCCGGGTGACCGGCCTGATGTACGAGCGCCGCGCCGAGACGCTGCTGCACGAGATGGCCCACATGTGGTTCGGCGACCTGGTCACCATGGCCTGGTGGGACGACCTGTGGCTGAACGAGTCGTTCGCCACCTTCGCCGGGGTGCTGGCCCTGGTCGAGGCGACCCGCTGGACCGACGGCTGGACCACGTTCGCGAACCTGCGCAAGGCCGAGGCGTACCGGCAGGACCAGCTGCCGTCGACCCACCCGGTGGCCGCCGACATCGCGGACATCCGGGCCATCGAGGTCAGCTTCGACGCGATCACCTACCTCAAGGGCGCGTCGGTGCTCAAGCAACTGGTCGCGTACGTGGGCCAGGAGGAGTTCCTGGCCGGCGTCCGCACCTACTTCCGGGCGCACGCCTGGGGCAACACCACCCTGCCCGACCTGCTGCAGGCCCTGGAGAAGTCGTCCGGCCGCGACCTGCGGCCGTGGGCCGAGCAGTGGCTGGAGAACCCCGGCGTGAACGTGCTGCGCCCGGTCGCCACGGTCGACGCCGCCGGCCGCTACACCGCGTTCGCCGTACGGCAGGAACGCGGGCCGCGCTGCCCGGTGCTGCGCTCGCACCGGCTCGCCATCGGCCTCTACCGGCTCGGCCCGGGCGGCCTGGTCCGCACCGACCGGCTGGAGCTGGACGTCGCCGGCGAGCTCACCGAGATCACCGAGCTGACCGGCGCCGAACAGCCCGATCTGTTGCTGATCAACGACGACGACCTGACGTACGCGAAGATTCGGTTCGACGACCGCTCGCTGGCCACCGTGCTGACCCGGATCACCGAGCTGACCGATCCGCTGGCCCGCGCGCTGTGCTGGGCCGCGCTCTGGGACCTGGTCCGCGACGGCGAACTGCCGGCCGACCGGTTCGCGTACACGGTGGCCGCCGCCCTGCCCGTGCTGATCGACGGCACGCTGCTGCAGACCCTGCTCGACCAGGCGCGCACGGCACTGCACCGCTTCGTCGCCCCGGCCCGTCGCGCCGAGCTCTTGGCCCGGCTGGCCGAGGCGACCGCCGCCGAGCTCACCGCCGCCGAGCCCGGCTCCGACCGCCAGCTGGTCCTCGCCCAGCAGTTCGCGGCCACCGCCGTCACCGGCGCTCAACTGGACCTCCTCGAGGATCTGCGGGCCGGCGTACGCGTTCCGCAGGGCCTGGTCCTCGACCCCGACCTGCGCTGGGCGCTGCTGCGCCGCCTCGTCGTGCACGGCCGGGCCGGCGACCCGGAGATCGACGCGGAGCTGGCTTGCGAACCCACCGCGGTCACCGCCCGCAGCGCCGCCACCTGCCGGGCCGCCCGCCCCACCCCGCAGGCCAAAGCCGCGGCCTGGTACGCGCTGACCGGCGGCGAGCTGACCAACCTGGAACTGCGGGCCGTCCTGGAGGGTTTCGCCGAGCCGGAGCATGCTGCGCTCCTGGAACCCTATGCCGCACAATATTTCCAGCAGATCGATCGGGTATGGAGGGAATGGTCGAGCGGGATGGCGCAGCGTTTCGTGACCGGTGCCTACCCCGCCTGGTCGGTCACCCCGGACACGATCGCCCGCACCGACGCCCACCTGGCCCGCCCGGACGTCCCCGCCGCGCAGGCCCGCCTGCTGCGCGAGGCGCGCGACGAGATCGTCCGCGCCCGCCGGCTGCTCGACCTCGAAGATTGGACGGAAACTCCCCGATGA